In a single window of the Azospirillum sp. B510 genome:
- a CDS encoding alpha/beta hydrolase: protein MTNDTANGFETVLRLAPACGSAARRLVILLHGVGSSGADLMPLAQAWRHALPDTAFAAPDAPQPFGMGDGHQWFSIAGVTEENRPARVAAALPALVELIEAERGRVGVAPADVALVGFSQGSIMALHLAMTAPERCGAVIAFAGRIAAPVPTPAGPVDGPADRLGARPPILMVGGLADGIMPPAVVRAAASHLRSAGFPVEEHLLRGVPHTITAAGARLGLSFLERFRAIHASDDSV, encoded by the coding sequence ATGACCAACGACACGGCGAACGGCTTCGAGACTGTCCTGCGCCTGGCTCCGGCCTGCGGTTCGGCGGCACGGCGGCTGGTCATCCTGTTGCACGGCGTCGGGTCGTCCGGCGCCGACCTGATGCCGCTGGCCCAGGCCTGGCGCCACGCGCTTCCCGACACCGCCTTCGCCGCCCCCGACGCGCCGCAGCCCTTCGGCATGGGCGACGGGCATCAATGGTTCAGCATCGCCGGAGTGACGGAGGAGAATCGGCCCGCCCGCGTCGCCGCCGCCCTGCCGGCTCTCGTCGAACTCATCGAGGCCGAACGCGGGCGGGTGGGCGTCGCGCCGGCCGACGTGGCGCTGGTCGGCTTCAGCCAGGGCAGCATCATGGCGCTGCATCTCGCCATGACCGCTCCGGAGCGCTGCGGCGCGGTCATCGCCTTCGCCGGCCGCATCGCCGCCCCGGTTCCGACGCCGGCCGGGCCGGTGGATGGGCCGGCGGACAGGTTGGGCGCGCGTCCGCCGATCCTGATGGTCGGCGGCCTGGCGGACGGCATCATGCCGCCCGCCGTGGTGCGGGCCGCCGCCTCCCATCTCCGCTCCGCCGGCTTTCCGGTGGAGGAGCATCTGCTGCGCGGCGTCCCCCACACCATCACCGCCGCCGGGGCGCGGCTCGGCCTGAGCTTCCTGGAGCGCTTTCGTGCGATTCACGCTTCGGACGATTCCGTCTGA
- a CDS encoding serine hydrolase domain-containing protein, with amino-acid sequence MMDRGAFPRLRPLRLLALSLLLFAAAPRPSAAAPDEDILGKAAGYPAAPTIGESRRERYRVGSFSALDTLAPYCALDPAPVPLALPVETPVDFAYRFSGGTYTLDDYMRRQRATAVLVLHEGAIVAERYNYGRTPGMRMLSNSMAKTITALGLVKALEDGAIRSFDDTAATYVPELRGTLYGETKIVNLLRMASGAKFVETYRPDDDRAAYNRITRRDGNIAAARSITERADPEGERFNYAGAQTQILGLVLRTATGRTLCDYIGEKIWRPIGAEAKATWMLNPADKAEVAQGDFNATVRDYGRLGVMLANDGLVSGRPVLSADHLLDMTEASRQPPAFRPGRMRWADSTYYGYGFQVWLLPGSHRRFVLLGIYGQAIYVDPMLKLVMVHTAVGKDATGDAGQTHLGAERDALFRGIVARYGDW; translated from the coding sequence ATGATGGATCGCGGAGCTTTTCCCCGGCTTCGGCCTCTCCGGCTTCTGGCGCTGTCGCTGCTCCTGTTCGCCGCCGCTCCGCGCCCATCCGCCGCCGCCCCCGATGAGGACATCCTGGGCAAGGCGGCGGGCTACCCGGCCGCGCCGACGATCGGCGAAAGCCGCAGGGAGCGTTACCGCGTCGGCTCCTTCAGCGCGCTCGACACGCTGGCCCCCTACTGCGCGCTCGATCCGGCCCCGGTCCCGCTGGCCCTGCCGGTCGAAACACCGGTCGATTTCGCCTACCGCTTCTCCGGCGGGACATACACGCTCGACGACTATATGCGGCGCCAGCGGGCCACCGCCGTCCTCGTCCTGCATGAGGGCGCGATCGTCGCCGAACGCTACAATTACGGGCGTACGCCCGGCATGCGGATGCTGTCGAACTCGATGGCGAAGACGATCACCGCGCTCGGCCTCGTCAAGGCGCTGGAGGACGGCGCGATCCGCTCCTTCGACGACACCGCCGCGACCTATGTGCCAGAGCTTCGGGGCACGCTCTATGGCGAAACGAAGATCGTCAACCTGCTGCGCATGGCGTCCGGCGCGAAATTCGTCGAGACCTACAGGCCGGATGACGACCGCGCGGCCTACAACCGGATCACGCGCCGGGACGGCAACATCGCCGCCGCCCGCAGCATCACCGAACGCGCCGACCCGGAAGGCGAACGGTTCAATTATGCCGGCGCCCAGACGCAGATCCTCGGCCTCGTGCTGCGCACCGCCACCGGCCGGACCCTGTGCGACTATATCGGCGAAAAGATTTGGCGGCCCATCGGGGCGGAGGCCAAGGCGACCTGGATGCTGAATCCGGCCGATAAGGCGGAGGTGGCGCAAGGCGACTTCAACGCCACCGTCCGCGATTACGGCCGCCTTGGGGTGATGCTGGCCAACGATGGCTTGGTGTCCGGCCGTCCCGTCCTCTCGGCCGACCATCTTCTCGACATGACGGAGGCGTCGCGCCAGCCGCCGGCCTTCCGTCCCGGACGGATGCGGTGGGCCGACAGCACCTATTACGGCTATGGCTTCCAGGTCTGGCTGCTGCCCGGCAGCCATCGCCGCTTCGTTCTGCTGGGCATCTATGGGCAGGCGATCTATGTCGACCCGATGCTGAAACTGGTGATGGTGCACACGGCCGTCGGCAAGGACGCGACCGGGGACGCCGGCCAGACGCATCTCGGCGCCGAACGCGACGCGCTCTTTCGCGGCATCGTCGCACGCTACGGCGATTGGTGA
- a CDS encoding VOC family protein: protein MTDTALTLNGVLETALYVDDLARARAFYEDIMGLRAMSLSERLAAYPVGPKSVLLLFQKGLTDQPLDTPGGTIPPHGGSGRLHYAFAIPAEQMDGWLDRLAGHGVAIESTVSWPRGARSLYFRDPDGNMVELVTPGLWANY, encoded by the coding sequence ATGACGGACACCGCCTTGACACTGAACGGCGTGCTCGAGACCGCTCTTTATGTCGACGACCTTGCCAGGGCGCGGGCCTTCTACGAGGACATCATGGGCCTGCGGGCGATGTCGTTGAGCGAGCGGCTCGCCGCCTATCCCGTCGGACCGAAAAGCGTGCTGCTGCTGTTCCAGAAGGGTTTGACCGACCAGCCCCTCGACACGCCGGGCGGGACGATCCCGCCCCATGGCGGCAGCGGACGGCTCCATTACGCCTTCGCCATTCCGGCCGAACAGATGGACGGCTGGCTCGACAGGCTCGCCGGCCATGGCGTCGCCATCGAGAGCACCGTTTCGTGGCCGAGGGGCGCGCGCAGCCTCTATTTCCGCGATCCCGACGGCAATATGGTCGAGCTCGTCACGCCGGGGCTTTGGGCGAACTACTGA
- a CDS encoding ubiquinone anaerobic biosynthesis accessory factor UbiT, whose translation MRDPDGAPTVFAPTAFTADGPGSPGSDERARRFETGLSRAGLGLVPKLGRRASDALLARLLTLLAARHPRAFEALREMPDARVLIEPVDAPVALLMRVGPELALHALPRGAGGVGAEGAADAVVRGPYARLLDLLEGRIDGDALFFRRELSISGDTALILALRNTLDGEEEMDLVADAASVAAPLARALPVLRRNAGPVLDRIEAARRLLPPPLRRGIERMEARLAGALAGTPPETRA comes from the coding sequence ATGCGCGATCCCGATGGCGCACCGACTGTTTTCGCACCGACCGCTTTCACCGCCGATGGGCCCGGCTCTCCAGGCTCGGACGAGCGCGCCCGCCGTTTCGAGACCGGGTTGAGCCGGGCCGGGCTGGGGCTGGTGCCGAAGCTGGGGCGGCGGGCCAGCGACGCGCTGCTGGCGCGGCTGCTGACGCTGCTGGCCGCCCGCCACCCGCGCGCCTTCGAGGCGCTGCGCGAGATGCCGGACGCCCGCGTGCTGATCGAGCCGGTGGACGCGCCGGTCGCCCTGCTGATGCGTGTCGGACCGGAGCTGGCGCTTCATGCCCTGCCGCGCGGTGCCGGGGGCGTCGGGGCGGAGGGGGCCGCCGACGCGGTGGTGCGCGGGCCCTATGCCCGGCTGCTCGACCTGCTGGAGGGGCGGATCGACGGCGACGCGCTGTTCTTCCGGCGCGAGTTGAGCATCTCCGGCGACACCGCCCTGATCCTGGCATTGCGCAACACGCTGGACGGCGAGGAGGAGATGGATCTGGTGGCCGACGCCGCCTCCGTCGCCGCACCGCTGGCCCGCGCCCTGCCGGTGCTGCGCCGCAATGCCGGGCCGGTGCTGGACCGGATCGAGGCGGCGCGCCGCCTGCTGCCGCCGCCGCTGCGCCGGGGGATCGAACGGATGGAGGCGCGCCTGGCGGGGGCGCTGGCCGGAACACCGCCGGAAACGAGAGCATAG
- a CDS encoding ubiquinone anaerobic biosynthesis protein UbiU: MDNFELICPAGTPAALRAAVDAGADAVYLGFRDETNARNFPGLNFTRQDVADAVDYAHARRVEVYVAVNTYPQAGNLGPWRKAVDDAARLKVDAVILADPGLLDYAAKRHPDLRLHLSVQASAANVEAIRLYRDAFGVRRVVLPRVLTVPEIARLNAEIDIETEVFVFGGLCPMAEGRCSLSSYATGLSPNKQGVCSPANHVRYEQRGGALASTLGGFTINVFGEGEQAGYPTLCKGRFVAGAGAGEAAGDGNGPAYLFEEPTSLNAMDLLPELKAAGVRALKIEGRQRGKAYIAAVVRAYREALDSFAAGRVVPRIDLQAMVEGGTQTTGAYTRGWR; this comes from the coding sequence ATGGACAATTTCGAGCTGATCTGCCCGGCGGGGACGCCGGCCGCGCTGCGCGCCGCCGTCGATGCCGGGGCCGACGCCGTCTATCTCGGCTTCCGCGACGAGACCAACGCCCGCAACTTTCCGGGCCTGAACTTCACCCGCCAGGATGTCGCCGACGCGGTGGATTACGCCCACGCGCGCCGGGTCGAGGTCTATGTCGCCGTCAACACCTACCCCCAGGCCGGCAATCTCGGCCCCTGGCGAAAGGCGGTGGACGACGCGGCGCGGCTGAAGGTCGACGCCGTCATCCTGGCCGATCCGGGGCTGCTGGATTATGCCGCGAAGCGCCATCCCGACCTGCGCCTGCATCTGTCGGTCCAGGCCTCGGCCGCCAATGTCGAGGCGATCCGGCTCTACCGCGACGCCTTCGGCGTGCGCCGGGTGGTGCTGCCGCGCGTGCTGACCGTGCCGGAGATCGCCCGGCTGAACGCCGAGATCGACATCGAGACCGAGGTGTTCGTCTTCGGCGGCCTCTGCCCGATGGCCGAGGGCCGCTGTTCGCTGTCCTCCTACGCGACCGGCCTGTCGCCCAACAAGCAGGGCGTCTGCTCGCCGGCCAACCATGTCCGCTACGAGCAGCGGGGCGGCGCGCTCGCCTCGACGCTGGGCGGCTTCACCATCAACGTCTTCGGCGAGGGCGAGCAGGCCGGCTATCCGACGCTGTGCAAGGGCCGCTTCGTCGCCGGCGCCGGTGCCGGTGAAGCGGCCGGAGACGGGAACGGCCCGGCCTATCTGTTCGAGGAGCCGACCAGCCTGAACGCGATGGATCTGCTGCCGGAGCTGAAGGCGGCCGGCGTGCGGGCGCTGAAGATCGAGGGGCGCCAGCGCGGCAAGGCCTATATCGCCGCGGTGGTCCGCGCCTATCGCGAGGCGCTGGACAGCTTCGCCGCCGGCCGCGTGGTGCCGCGCATCGATTTGCAGGCGATGGTCGAGGGCGGGACCCAGACCACCGGAGCCTATACGCGCGGATGGCGCTGA
- a CDS encoding ubiquinone anaerobic biosynthesis protein UbiV, translating to MTASLTLGPVLFNWPVDRWRDFYARIADEAPVDRVVVGEIVCFKRAPFFAEAMGDVIERLSAAGKTVWLASPILVGSERERAAMRDLVESDAALVEANDMGALALLAGRPHAVGPTINVYNEATLGWMAGRGAVAVSLPAELPSATVAVLAKAGRELGVETEVQVWGRAPLAISARCYHARAHGLHKDGCQFVCGKDPDGMPVTTMDGQPFLTVNGTQTMSHGCLCLAAEMPELVAMGVERFRLSPQAIDMVRVAEAFRAVLDGRRDGTEVAAELGGLIDAPLVNGFYHDTAGALRVA from the coding sequence ATGACTGCGTCACTCACTTTGGGGCCGGTGCTGTTCAACTGGCCGGTCGACCGCTGGCGCGACTTCTACGCCCGCATCGCCGACGAGGCGCCGGTGGACAGGGTGGTCGTCGGCGAGATCGTCTGCTTCAAGCGGGCGCCCTTCTTCGCCGAGGCGATGGGCGACGTGATCGAGCGGCTGAGCGCCGCCGGCAAGACGGTGTGGCTCGCCAGCCCGATCCTGGTCGGCAGCGAGCGCGAACGCGCGGCGATGCGTGATCTGGTGGAGTCGGATGCCGCGCTTGTCGAGGCCAACGACATGGGGGCGCTGGCCCTGCTGGCCGGGCGGCCCCATGCGGTCGGGCCGACGATCAACGTCTACAACGAGGCGACGCTCGGCTGGATGGCCGGGCGCGGCGCGGTGGCGGTCTCGCTGCCGGCCGAGCTGCCCTCCGCCACCGTCGCGGTGCTGGCCAAGGCCGGGCGGGAGCTGGGGGTGGAGACCGAGGTGCAGGTGTGGGGACGGGCGCCGCTCGCCATCTCCGCCCGCTGCTACCACGCCCGCGCCCATGGGCTGCACAAGGACGGCTGCCAGTTCGTCTGCGGCAAGGATCCGGACGGCATGCCGGTGACGACGATGGACGGGCAGCCCTTCCTGACCGTCAACGGCACCCAGACGATGTCGCACGGCTGCCTGTGTCTGGCGGCGGAGATGCCGGAGCTGGTGGCGATGGGGGTGGAGCGTTTCCGCCTGTCGCCGCAGGCGATCGACATGGTGCGGGTTGCCGAGGCCTTCCGCGCGGTGCTGGACGGCCGGCGTGACGGGACGGAGGTGGCGGCGGAGCTGGGCGGGCTGATCGACGCGCCGCTGGTCAACGGCTTCTACCACGACACCGCCGGGGCGTTGCGGGTGGCGTGA
- a CDS encoding ParB/RepB/Spo0J family partition protein, with product MSRSLLGKASSKPAQSATAAARMKDALFGLSRHAPHLVEVPLDRIAPNPNQPRREFDEEELRGLAASIERHGLQQPIGVRQTADDQWQLVYGERRLRAMRLLGRETIFGILFTGDDDEEIAIVENLQRSDLNPLEESDALARLAERHGYSHRQLAEALGRKKTYVTMMLSFQRLAPAIREDYPALRPTKAKLEALAAIDDPGEQLRAWEKLKRAEAGPPPAPAGKRAATKPDAAEAASVSAPAGVASSALPRRAAKPVFQARDVLRELQAKPQPLSDTDRQALLDMRSAIDAILTTTER from the coding sequence GTGTCGCGTAGTCTGCTCGGCAAGGCATCATCGAAGCCGGCGCAAAGCGCCACCGCCGCCGCCCGGATGAAGGACGCGCTGTTCGGCCTCAGCCGCCATGCCCCGCATCTGGTCGAGGTGCCGCTCGACCGCATCGCCCCCAACCCGAACCAGCCGCGCCGCGAGTTCGACGAGGAGGAGCTGCGCGGGCTGGCCGCCTCGATCGAGCGGCACGGGCTGCAACAGCCGATCGGCGTGCGCCAGACCGCCGACGACCAGTGGCAGCTGGTCTATGGCGAGCGCCGGCTGCGGGCGATGCGGCTGCTGGGGCGGGAGACCATCTTCGGCATCCTGTTCACCGGCGACGATGACGAGGAGATCGCCATCGTCGAGAATCTCCAGCGCAGCGACCTCAACCCGCTGGAGGAATCCGACGCGCTGGCCCGGCTGGCCGAACGGCACGGTTATTCCCACCGCCAGCTCGCCGAGGCGCTCGGCCGCAAGAAGACCTATGTCACCATGATGCTGTCCTTCCAGCGTCTGGCCCCGGCGATCCGGGAGGACTACCCCGCCCTGCGCCCGACCAAGGCGAAGCTGGAGGCGCTGGCCGCCATCGACGATCCGGGCGAGCAGCTGCGCGCCTGGGAGAAGCTGAAGCGCGCCGAGGCCGGCCCCCCGCCCGCCCCCGCCGGCAAGCGCGCCGCCACCAAACCTGATGCCGCCGAGGCCGCTTCCGTCAGCGCCCCGGCCGGCGTGGCGTCGAGCGCCCTGCCCCGGCGCGCGGCCAAGCCGGTCTTCCAGGCCCGCGACGTGCTGCGGGAACTCCAGGCCAAGCCGCAGCCGCTGTCCGACACCGACCGCCAGGCGCTGCTCGACATGCGGTCGGCGATCGACGCCATCCTCACGACGACCGAACGATAG
- a CDS encoding AAA family ATPase — protein MKGEELRTHREAKGLSQSEFAVWLNERLQRRYDKQKVSRWENDAERIPTAVDALMTREIAGPEPEKLGGPALVVVVANQKGGCAKTVSAVNIASALALAGYATMLIDCDPQANATQHLGIDSYTMETEGKTLYYVMHGDLELDDILVTVPESGLRVAPSSIRLAETEVELGKEAGGDFIMKEKIAAAKRSFDFIIIDTPPNIGELTKNAMVAAHTAVIPCQTEKFSLLGMAFLLENVAKIRRRMNTGLSVTGIVPTIFKQRERNDREVLVQIHEEYAPHLRVFDPVPKASVYAQATSVGRAAVEAMPDVAGAAVYRDVAATLVEERTARLKEIDRVA, from the coding sequence GTGAAGGGCGAGGAGTTGCGGACCCATCGGGAAGCGAAAGGACTGTCGCAGTCCGAATTCGCCGTCTGGCTGAACGAGCGGCTGCAACGCCGTTACGACAAGCAGAAGGTCAGCCGCTGGGAAAACGACGCGGAGCGCATCCCGACCGCCGTCGATGCGCTGATGACGCGCGAGATCGCCGGGCCGGAACCGGAAAAGCTGGGCGGACCGGCGCTGGTGGTGGTGGTGGCGAACCAGAAGGGCGGCTGCGCCAAGACGGTGTCGGCGGTCAACATCGCGTCGGCCCTGGCGCTCGCCGGCTATGCCACCATGCTGATCGACTGCGATCCCCAGGCCAACGCCACCCAGCATCTCGGCATCGACTCCTACACCATGGAGACGGAGGGCAAGACCCTCTATTACGTCATGCATGGCGACCTGGAGCTGGACGACATCCTGGTCACCGTGCCGGAAAGCGGCCTGCGCGTCGCCCCCTCCTCCATCCGCCTCGCCGAGACCGAGGTGGAGCTGGGCAAGGAGGCCGGCGGCGACTTCATCATGAAGGAGAAGATCGCGGCGGCGAAGCGCAGCTTCGACTTCATCATCATCGACACCCCCCCCAACATCGGCGAGCTGACCAAGAACGCCATGGTCGCCGCCCACACCGCGGTCATCCCCTGCCAGACCGAGAAGTTCAGCCTGCTCGGCATGGCCTTCCTCTTGGAGAATGTCGCGAAGATCCGCCGCCGGATGAACACCGGGCTCTCGGTGACCGGCATCGTGCCGACGATCTTCAAGCAGCGGGAACGCAACGACCGCGAGGTTCTCGTGCAGATCCACGAGGAATACGCCCCACACCTGCGGGTGTTCGATCCGGTGCCCAAGGCGTCGGTCTATGCCCAGGCGACCTCGGTCGGCCGCGCCGCGGTGGAGGCGATGCCGGATGTCGCCGGCGCCGCCGTCTATCGCGATGTGGCCGCCACCCTCGTCGAAGAACGCACCGCCCGCCTGAAGGAGATCGACCGTGTCGCGTAG
- a CDS encoding gluconokinase produces MIVVVMGVAGCGKTTVGQMLAARLGCGFSDADSFHPPANVEKMRAGIALGDDDRWPWLAALRRAMDGWLAEGASHVVACSALRQVYREILSPAGEPKGTVVFVHLTGSPELIGRRLRARQGHYMNPALLESQFATLEAPEDAIVADVGRSPAEIVEDVLHRLP; encoded by the coding sequence ATGATCGTCGTCGTCATGGGCGTGGCGGGATGCGGCAAGACCACGGTCGGCCAGATGCTCGCCGCCCGGCTGGGCTGCGGCTTCTCCGATGCCGACAGCTTCCACCCGCCGGCCAATGTCGAGAAGATGCGCGCCGGCATCGCGCTCGGCGACGACGACCGTTGGCCCTGGCTCGCCGCCCTGCGCCGCGCCATGGACGGCTGGCTCGCCGAAGGCGCCAGCCATGTCGTCGCCTGCTCGGCGCTGCGCCAGGTCTACCGGGAGATCCTGTCGCCGGCGGGAGAGCCCAAGGGAACGGTCGTCTTCGTCCATCTCACCGGCTCGCCCGAGCTGATAGGCCGGCGCCTGCGCGCCCGCCAGGGGCACTACATGAACCCGGCCCTGCTGGAGAGCCAGTTCGCCACACTGGAGGCGCCGGAGGACGCCATTGTCGCCGATGTCGGCCGCAGCCCGGCCGAGATCGTCGAGGATGTCCTCCACCGCCTGCCCTGA
- a CDS encoding MFS transporter, which translates to MSVPSTSNPAASDYESAVASVPKSRWYRILIPVMTLCIISYIDRTNIGFAMAGGMATELAMTASFAGFAAGIFFIGYIFLQVPAGHLASRGAAKHFLTGSMIAWGVISILTAFIQNETQLVILRFILGLAEGGMLPVALTMIAQWFPNEERGRATAIMIMFVPIANIISGPLAGVIIENFGWRNLFLIEGVGTFFLILPWMLMVTEDPRKAKWISEAERAFIVSRLDAEQAAIASRPETAKASLKQAMATSEMWKLIIMNFFYQTAIYAFVIWLPTVIKTLTQTSMASTGYLSMLPYIGTMIGMYTFGRLSDRSGDRKTYVALPLLGLAGSLLFSVLLQNHIWLSFACLVLAGGFLQSAASVFWTIPPLLFPASVAGGVRGAINALGNLGGFLGPYMLGFFKDLSGSTDSGVLMLVGFLVVSAAITYTLPIKRDGTRA; encoded by the coding sequence ATGTCCGTCCCGTCCACCTCGAACCCGGCCGCCAGCGATTATGAATCGGCGGTCGCGTCGGTTCCGAAATCGCGCTGGTACCGCATCCTGATCCCGGTGATGACGCTCTGCATCATCTCCTACATCGACCGCACCAACATCGGCTTCGCCATGGCCGGCGGCATGGCCACCGAGCTGGCGATGACGGCGTCCTTCGCCGGCTTCGCCGCCGGCATCTTCTTCATCGGCTATATCTTCCTCCAGGTTCCCGCCGGCCATCTCGCCTCGCGCGGGGCGGCCAAGCATTTCCTGACCGGGTCGATGATCGCCTGGGGCGTCATCTCGATCCTGACCGCCTTCATCCAGAACGAGACGCAGCTGGTGATCCTGCGCTTCATCCTGGGGCTGGCCGAAGGCGGCATGCTGCCGGTGGCGCTGACCATGATCGCCCAATGGTTCCCCAACGAGGAACGCGGGCGGGCGACGGCGATCATGATCATGTTCGTGCCGATCGCCAACATCATCTCCGGCCCGCTGGCCGGCGTCATCATCGAGAATTTCGGCTGGCGCAACCTGTTCCTGATCGAAGGCGTCGGCACCTTCTTCCTGATCCTGCCCTGGATGCTGATGGTGACCGAGGATCCGCGCAAGGCGAAGTGGATCTCCGAGGCGGAGCGCGCCTTCATCGTCTCCCGCCTGGACGCCGAACAGGCGGCCATCGCCAGCCGGCCGGAGACCGCCAAGGCCTCGCTGAAGCAGGCGATGGCGACGTCGGAGATGTGGAAGCTCATCATCATGAACTTCTTCTATCAGACGGCGATCTACGCCTTCGTCATCTGGCTGCCGACCGTCATCAAGACGCTGACGCAGACCAGCATGGCGAGCACCGGCTATCTCTCCATGCTGCCCTACATCGGCACCATGATCGGCATGTATACCTTCGGCCGGCTGTCCGACCGCAGCGGCGACCGCAAGACCTATGTCGCCCTGCCGCTGCTCGGCCTGGCCGGCAGCCTGCTGTTCTCGGTGCTGCTCCAGAATCACATCTGGCTGTCCTTCGCCTGCCTGGTGCTGGCCGGCGGCTTCCTGCAATCCGCCGCCTCGGTGTTCTGGACCATCCCGCCCCTGCTGTTCCCGGCCTCGGTCGCCGGCGGCGTGCGCGGCGCCATCAACGCGCTCGGCAATCTCGGCGGCTTCCTCGGTCCCTATATGCTGGGCTTCTTCAAGGATCTGTCGGGCAGCACCGACAGCGGCGTGCTGATGCTGGTCGGCTTCCTCGTGGTGTCGGCGGCGATCACCTACACCCTGCCGATCAAGCGCGACGGCACCCGCGCCTGA
- a CDS encoding YhcH/YjgK/YiaL family protein encodes MISGNIHNLGNIRQWLPAPLQEALDCLLTVDFAALRTGRHELRGDDIFFQVIDLTTKPADENRPEVHRNYIDVQFLVHGSERIGFATDDGTNIVAQDLLKERDLLFYQDVRNESWIEMIPGSFAVFFPTDVHRPACMLDAPTPIRKVVVKVKLAQL; translated from the coding sequence ATGATCAGCGGGAACATCCACAATCTGGGCAACATCCGGCAGTGGCTGCCGGCTCCGCTTCAGGAGGCCCTGGACTGTCTTTTGACCGTCGATTTCGCAGCGCTGCGAACGGGCCGCCACGAGCTGCGCGGCGACGACATCTTCTTCCAGGTGATCGACCTGACCACCAAGCCGGCGGACGAGAACCGTCCCGAGGTCCATCGCAATTACATCGATGTCCAGTTCCTGGTGCATGGTTCCGAAAGGATCGGCTTCGCCACCGACGACGGCACCAACATCGTCGCCCAGGATCTGCTGAAGGAGCGCGACCTGCTCTTCTACCAGGATGTCCGCAACGAATCCTGGATCGAGATGATCCCCGGCAGCTTCGCCGTCTTCTTCCCCACCGATGTCCATCGTCCGGCCTGCATGCTCGACGCGCCGACGCCCATCCGCAAGGTGGTGGTGAAGGTCAAGCTGGCCCAGCTCTGA
- a CDS encoding NAD(P)-dependent oxidoreductase: MTDEKPAAVAVIGAGIMGTAIARRLLATGHAVHVFDIDRARVAALAAEGAAGQDSAAAATAAATYIILSLNHADIVERAVFGAQGVASAASPERLLIDMSSIDPAATRRMAERLKGETGMAWVDCPLSGGVPGALSGRLTVMAGGDAADVERARAVMRDLTANYTRMGGPGAGQTTKLVNQLFCAVLFQAVAEAVKLAEAGGVDPAVIPAALSGGRADSRILAEFMGKFAARDYSPTGRIENMLKDLEAVQAFAMATRTPLPMTGLVTELHRLFQAAGLGGHDTAEMMRLLDGTSGRPGA, encoded by the coding sequence ATGACTGACGAGAAGCCCGCCGCCGTCGCCGTGATCGGCGCCGGGATCATGGGAACGGCGATCGCCCGGCGGCTGCTGGCGACCGGCCATGCCGTGCATGTCTTCGACATCGACCGCGCCCGCGTGGCGGCACTGGCGGCGGAGGGTGCCGCCGGACAGGACAGCGCCGCCGCCGCCACCGCCGCCGCCACCTACATCATCCTCAGCCTCAACCATGCCGACATCGTCGAACGCGCGGTCTTCGGCGCCCAGGGCGTGGCGTCGGCCGCGTCGCCCGAACGGCTGCTGATCGACATGTCGTCGATCGATCCCGCCGCCACCCGGCGGATGGCCGAGCGCCTGAAAGGCGAGACCGGCATGGCCTGGGTCGATTGCCCGCTGTCCGGCGGCGTGCCGGGCGCCCTGTCCGGGCGGCTGACGGTGATGGCCGGCGGCGACGCGGCCGATGTCGAACGGGCCCGCGCGGTGATGCGCGACCTGACCGCGAACTACACCCGCATGGGCGGGCCGGGGGCCGGACAGACGACCAAGCTGGTCAACCAGCTGTTCTGCGCCGTGCTGTTCCAGGCGGTGGCCGAGGCGGTGAAGCTGGCCGAGGCCGGCGGCGTCGATCCCGCCGTCATCCCGGCGGCGCTGAGCGGCGGACGGGCGGATTCGCGCATCCTCGCCGAATTCATGGGCAAGTTCGCCGCGCGCGACTACAGCCCGACCGGCCGCATCGAGAACATGCTGAAGGATCTGGAAGCGGTCCAGGCCTTCGCCATGGCCACCCGGACGCCGCTGCCGATGACCGGACTGGTCACCGAGCTGCACCGGCTGTTCCAGGCCGCCGGCCTCGGCGGCCACGACACGGCGGAGATGATGCGCCTGCTGGACGGCACCAGCGGCCGGCCCGGCGCCTGA